One Edaphobacter flagellatus genomic region harbors:
- a CDS encoding HAD family hydrolase has protein sequence MKLKLPKGEFKAYLFDCDGTICDSMPLHYVAWKTVLAEWNCEFSEDLFYAWGGMPVTEIIASLNQRQGLAMPVADVQRRKEEMFYAHLPQMKAVPEVLEHIEAQHGQIPFAVVSGSTHESVRASLGTLNLLHRFETLVCAGDYRNSKPHPEPYLMAADRLRIAPEHCLVFEDTDMGIESARAAGMASVKVPAPWERVALAAV, from the coding sequence ATGAAGTTGAAGCTGCCGAAGGGTGAGTTCAAGGCTTACCTGTTCGACTGTGATGGCACGATCTGCGATTCTATGCCGCTGCACTACGTTGCATGGAAGACGGTTCTTGCAGAGTGGAATTGCGAATTCAGCGAGGACCTGTTCTACGCCTGGGGCGGTATGCCGGTGACGGAGATTATCGCTTCGCTCAATCAGCGCCAGGGATTGGCCATGCCGGTTGCCGATGTGCAGCGGCGTAAGGAAGAGATGTTTTACGCACATCTTCCGCAGATGAAGGCCGTTCCCGAAGTGCTGGAGCATATTGAGGCGCAGCATGGGCAGATACCCTTTGCTGTCGTATCGGGGAGCACGCATGAATCTGTTCGTGCATCGCTGGGGACGCTGAATCTTCTTCACCGTTTTGAGACGCTGGTGTGCGCCGGGGATTACCGGAACAGCAAGCCGCATCCCGAGCCTTACCTGATGGCAGCAGATCGCCTGAGGATCGCTCCGGAACACTGTCTCGTCTTTGAAGACACCGACATGGGCATCGAGTCGGCACGTGCTGCGGGCATGGCTTCGGTGAAGGTTCCGGCGCCGTGGGAGCGTGTTGCACTGGCTGCTGTCTGA